A region from the Dendropsophus ebraccatus isolate aDenEbr1 chromosome 1, aDenEbr1.pat, whole genome shotgun sequence genome encodes:
- the C1H8orf58 gene encoding uncharacterized protein C8orf58 homolog produces MLGRYKKLTFGTPCNEDHSEGCVLLGSTAVYRRLMDSTSPCNGPAVSHYVQSTTNHGGSRGCIIIRKRFEKSESEDSGVELPPPSPFGSESSYNPDESDSLESSTPEYSESLDNPTSEDPISTVTENQGSSEETVILEKSSGSFKMHAEKDTETMKCLFTQHRERDMSGVPHKLEQAILRSRRQRSMYREPAQNRVPRYNRQYVGSLKEQWRGDNISYQAKSPTRQSQENKEQDPLVLPGDGLRYLESLCQMLEQIAELQQKNQRLQQEKREAEGKLHKKEEERLQNQVLFLDSCVCGASQASRDSANDLTDNPKPIEKIWQPTHYRKRSSSHAGVLLSVARPTENGLKKSEKMDPQYVSVPNLQEGAGVKPRRNYKPETTQWHRVKEMISRIAGKGAGPNNGSSKTAERRNNCRTQTLLEGNSQHPRRLFLPGLVIRPRDHGRLFH; encoded by the exons ATGCTGGGCCGCTATAAGAAGCTGACCTTCGGGACACCATGCAATGAAG ATCATTCGGAGGGCTGCGTACTGCTTGGAAGCACTGCTGTATACCGGCGCCTGATGGATTCTACCTCGCCGTGTAATGGTCCAGCGGTTTCACATTACGTTCAGTCTACGACTAACCATGGAGGGAGCAGAGGATGTATAATTATACGTAAACGCTTTGAGAAATCGGAGTCTGAAGATTCTGGGGTGGAGTTACCACCACCTTCTCCTTTTGGATCTGAGAGTAGCTACAATCCTGATGAATCTGACAGTCTGGAAAGCTCCACCCCTGAGTACTCTGAGAGTCTGGATAATCCCACCTCTGAGGACCCTATAAGCACTGTTACTGAAAACCAAGGCTCCTCAGAGGAGACGGTCATATTGGAAAAATCATCTGGGAGCTTTAAGATGCATGCAGAAAAGGATACGGAGACAATGAAATGTTTGTTCACCCAGCATCGGGAGAGGGACATGTCGGGTGTGCCGCATAAACTGGAGCAGGCCATCctgaggagcaggaggcagcggaGTATGTACAGAGAGCCTGCTCAGAACAGGGTCCCAAGGTATAACCGGCAGTATGTTGGATCATTGAAAGAGCAATGGAGAGGGGATAATATATCTTACCAGGCAAAAAGTCCAACACGTCAAAGTCAGGAGAATAAG GAACAGGACCCACTGGTCCTCCCCGGGGATGGTCTCCGCTACCTGGAAAGCCTATGTCAGATGTTAGAGCAAATAGCAGAGCTGCAGCAGAAGAATCAAAGGCTTCAACAAGAGAAGAGAGAAGCTGAAGGAAAGCTGCACAAAAAGGAAGAAGAAAGGCTGCAGAATCAG GTGCTTTTTCTAGATTCCTGTGTATGTGGCGCCTCTCAAGCCTCTAGGGATTCAGCGAATGACCTGACCGATAACCCCAAACCCATTGAGAAGATCTGGCAACCAACACACTATAGGAAGAGATCGAGTTCTCACGCTGGGGTGCTGCTGAGCGTAGCCAGACCCACCG aaaatgggttaaaaaaatcagaaaaaatgGACCCCCAATACGTGAGTGTACCAAACCTGCAAGAAGGAGCGGGAGTGAAACCAAGGAGAAACTATAAA CCTGAAACAACTCAGTGGCACAGAGTGAAGGAAATGATATCTCGGATTGCAGGGAAAGGTGCAGGACCAAATAATGGGAGCAGCAAGACGGCAGAACGGCGCAACAATTGCAG GACACAAACATTGCTAGAGGGAAACTCTCAACACCCAAGAAGATTATTCCTGCCCGGGCTGGTCATCAGACCCCGCGACCATGGCCGACTGTTTCATTGA